One region of Streptomyces subrutilus genomic DNA includes:
- a CDS encoding DUF5997 family protein, which produces MTSHQSAQTMKPATAAKKLGVYLEATPAEFQEGVVSRTELNALQSDPPAWLVELRRNGPHPRPVVAAKLGVSIAGLARGGVTEPLTTEQIEALKQEAPEWLQRERATQAEVRKEAVRIKEKQAEKAAKNADS; this is translated from the coding sequence ATGACGTCCCACCAGAGCGCCCAGACGATGAAGCCCGCGACCGCGGCGAAGAAGCTGGGTGTGTACCTCGAGGCCACCCCCGCTGAGTTCCAGGAGGGTGTCGTCTCGCGCACCGAGCTGAACGCCCTCCAGTCCGACCCGCCCGCATGGCTGGTGGAGCTGCGGCGCAACGGCCCGCACCCCCGCCCCGTGGTCGCGGCGAAGCTGGGCGTCTCCATCGCCGGTCTCGCCCGCGGCGGGGTCACCGAGCCGCTCACGACCGAGCAGATCGAGGCGCTGAAGCAGGAAGCTCCCGAGTGGCTCCAGCGCGAGCGCGCCACCCAGGCCGAGGTCCGCAAGGAAGCGGTCCGGATCAAGGAGAAGCAGGCCGAGAAGGCGGCGAAGAACGCCGACTCCTGA
- a CDS encoding YdeI/OmpD-associated family protein: protein MREPGLAEVRRAQADGRWAGAYASQKTVAVPPDPAALDAHPAARTAFAALDRTGRYLVALPLLQALTPEARQVRLERAVHRPATGEGALAERTRRAGRGPGRREPRGQPQRHRARLPRGGAGPGDRECGRVRSRRSSPPSRPASP, encoded by the coding sequence ATGCGCGAGCCGGGTCTGGCCGAGGTGCGCAGGGCGCAGGCGGACGGGCGGTGGGCAGGCGCGTACGCCTCGCAGAAGACGGTGGCGGTACCGCCCGACCCGGCGGCGCTGGACGCGCATCCCGCGGCCCGGACGGCGTTCGCGGCGCTCGACCGGACCGGCCGCTACCTGGTGGCGCTGCCGCTGCTCCAGGCGCTCACCCCGGAGGCCCGGCAGGTCCGCCTGGAGCGGGCGGTGCACAGGCCGGCGACGGGCGAAGGCGCTTTGGCGGAACGCACGCGCAGGGCAGGGCGCGGGCCCGGAAGGCGCGAGCCCCGAGGGCAGCCGCAACGGCACCGGGCCCGGCTCCCCCGAGGGGGTGCCGGGCCCGGTGACCGGGAGTGTGGGCGGGTCAGGAGTCGGCGTTCTTCGCCGCCTTCTCGGCCTGCTTCTCCTTGA
- a CDS encoding DoxX family protein, translated as MHSLLDRNQPYAVALFRIVTGLLFASHGAASLFGVLGGAHGGGTVPVGAWPGWYAAVIQLVAGGLVLVGLGTRAAAFLASGSMAYAYFSAHQPEALWPLQNGGELSAMFCWAFLLLVFTGPGALAVDRLFASRASAGRGREERSPEAVAA; from the coding sequence ATGCATTCCCTTCTCGACCGAAACCAGCCGTACGCCGTCGCCCTGTTCCGGATCGTCACCGGACTGCTCTTCGCCTCGCACGGCGCCGCCTCCCTGTTCGGCGTCCTCGGCGGCGCCCACGGCGGCGGTACCGTCCCGGTCGGCGCCTGGCCCGGCTGGTACGCCGCCGTCATCCAGCTGGTGGCGGGCGGCCTGGTCCTCGTGGGCCTCGGCACCCGGGCCGCCGCCTTCCTCGCCTCCGGCTCGATGGCGTACGCGTACTTCAGCGCCCACCAGCCCGAAGCCCTCTGGCCGTTGCAGAACGGCGGCGAGCTCTCCGCGATGTTCTGCTGGGCCTTCCTGCTGCTGGTGTTCACCGGCCCGGGCGCCCTCGCGGTGGACCGCCTGTTCGCCTCCCGCGCCTCGGCGGGCCGCGGCCGCGAGGAGCGCAGCCCGGAGGCGGTGGCCGCCTGA
- a CDS encoding tellurite resistance/C4-dicarboxylate transporter family protein, translating into MSPPPDPRWWTGLPPAAGAAVMAVGILSVALHLTGHEVLSLVALALSATLWLVLAADFTARLLGDRGRFRAEADTPAALTAVAATTVLGTRLSALGRQSAAAALLALAAALWPGLMSAVVRHWRRRMGGVAFLVCVATEGLAVLAAVLAAAGHHDWLAWAALAAFCLGLLLYGAALVRFDLHEVVGGAGDHWVAGGALSISALAGSKLTASPVWTGAAHTALRTATLVALALSLVWYAVLLAAELRHPRHHYDIRRWATVFPLGMTATACLSAAEPAGLPWLRPLGEVLLWIAVGACLLTCAAYLTTRRAARRRP; encoded by the coding sequence GTGAGCCCTCCGCCCGATCCCCGCTGGTGGACCGGTCTCCCGCCGGCCGCGGGAGCCGCCGTCATGGCCGTCGGCATCCTCTCCGTGGCCCTGCACCTGACCGGGCACGAGGTGCTCTCGCTGGTGGCGCTGGCCCTGTCCGCGACCCTGTGGCTGGTTCTCGCCGCCGACTTCACCGCCCGCCTGCTGGGCGACCGCGGCAGGTTCCGGGCCGAGGCGGACACCCCGGCCGCGCTCACCGCCGTCGCCGCCACCACCGTGCTCGGCACCCGGCTCTCGGCGCTCGGCCGGCAGAGCGCGGCCGCCGCCCTGCTGGCGCTGGCCGCGGCGCTCTGGCCCGGGCTGATGTCGGCCGTCGTACGGCACTGGCGGCGGCGCATGGGCGGGGTGGCGTTCCTCGTCTGCGTCGCCACCGAGGGGCTCGCCGTGCTCGCGGCGGTGCTGGCCGCCGCCGGCCACCACGACTGGCTGGCATGGGCGGCGCTGGCCGCGTTCTGCCTCGGCCTGCTCCTCTACGGGGCGGCCTTGGTCCGCTTCGACCTCCACGAGGTCGTCGGCGGTGCGGGCGACCACTGGGTGGCGGGCGGCGCGCTGTCCATCTCCGCCCTGGCCGGCTCCAAGCTGACGGCATCGCCCGTATGGACGGGCGCGGCCCACACGGCCCTGCGCACCGCCACGCTGGTGGCCCTGGCCCTCTCCCTCGTCTGGTACGCCGTCCTCCTCGCCGCCGAGCTGCGCCACCCCCGCCACCACTACGACATCCGGCGCTGGGCCACCGTGTTCCCGCTCGGCATGACGGCCACCGCCTGCCTCTCCGCGGCGGAACCGGCCGGCCTCCCGTGGCTGCGCCCGCTCGGCGAGGTCCTGCTCTGGATCGCCGTGGGAGCCTGCCTGCTGACCTGCGCCGCGTACCTCACCACCCGCCGTGCCGCCCGCCGCCGCCCCTGA
- a CDS encoding VOC family protein, whose translation MAYTFQLVIDSREPHPLADWWADALGWEVEPSDEAFIRGVIAAGRATEDDTTTHRGVLVWKVGAAIRHPAGLEGAPRILFQLVPESKTVKNRVHLDVRTASDDPKGVVERLLAQGATFLHDGRQGPWTWTTLADPQGNEFCLMH comes from the coding sequence ATGGCCTACACCTTTCAGCTGGTCATCGATTCCCGGGAACCGCATCCGCTCGCGGACTGGTGGGCCGACGCCCTCGGCTGGGAAGTGGAGCCGAGCGACGAGGCCTTCATCCGCGGCGTGATCGCCGCCGGCCGCGCGACCGAGGACGACACCACGACCCACCGCGGCGTCCTCGTGTGGAAGGTGGGCGCCGCGATCCGCCACCCCGCCGGTCTGGAGGGCGCCCCCCGCATCCTCTTCCAGCTCGTCCCCGAGTCCAAGACCGTCAAGAACCGCGTCCACCTCGACGTCCGCACCGCCTCCGACGACCCCAAGGGCGTGGTCGAACGGCTCCTCGCCCAGGGCGCGACCTTCCTCCACGACGGCCGGCAGGGCCCTTGGACGTGGACCACCCTCGCGGACCCGCAGGGCAACGAGTTCTGCTTGATGCACTGA
- a CDS encoding AAA family ATPase produces MSQDRLTLHDLLPAQALADAIDAGYVTRKTHPELPLSLYTYTRTAQYEGVWNQVTTRCRGLVADDTTGEVVALPLPKFFNVGEHGAGRPYAPALPDEPFEVYEKVDGSLAVVFHYADRWRVASKGSFNSAQSTWAQRLLDTRDTAALRPGTTYLAEILYPQNRIVVDYGGRRDLVLLAAFGADGTEVPLADAAPQWEGIGSVVTVWPAMPLDELVALTDSGLLPGGAASTGTDAEGFVLRFASGVRAKAKLSEYVRLHKVLTGVTERDIWRGHGIQRFGALPAKRLAQGLNCTIADIEASGGKPLDALLEQVPDEFDTWVREVIDRLEREAARHERAIDEAYAGLAHLAGDRGAFARAVKGLGDRGLRAAMFLRLDGHPTELTTWRHVRPETGDPYATDEEDRTVSEAAPAEVRAPAPPAAAPRVPGPARAQAPARPADRDPQEPALPVVHVMTGLPASGKTTAARALQAESGGRMRRVNLDDLRSMLDLPDPERDRSHAHEQTVLAVQDAAVRAAVDGGFDVVVDNTHLTQHIPKRLKAAVGGLATFVVHDFTDVPLEECLRRDAAREKQVGEEIIRILADKHRKARKGGWRLTAEWLNGTSGDIAVPPVREYVADPALPAAVMCDIDGTLALTGDRGPYDFSRCELDLLNEPVRHALDAFRRADGDVIVLLSGRSEEHRPQTESWLRRHGVPYDELWMRAAGDTRRDDVVKAELFDAHVRDRYAVRVSLDDRDRVVAVWRRMGLPTWQVNYGDF; encoded by the coding sequence ATGAGCCAGGACCGCCTGACTCTGCATGACCTGCTGCCCGCACAGGCGCTGGCGGACGCGATCGACGCCGGGTACGTGACCCGCAAGACGCACCCCGAACTGCCGCTGTCCCTCTACACCTACACCAGGACGGCCCAGTACGAGGGCGTCTGGAACCAGGTCACCACGCGCTGCCGCGGACTCGTCGCCGACGACACCACCGGCGAGGTCGTCGCCCTGCCGCTGCCGAAGTTCTTCAACGTCGGCGAGCACGGGGCGGGGCGGCCCTACGCGCCCGCGCTGCCGGACGAGCCGTTCGAGGTGTACGAGAAGGTCGACGGCAGCCTCGCGGTGGTCTTCCACTACGCCGACCGCTGGCGGGTCGCCTCCAAGGGTTCCTTCAACAGCGCCCAGTCCACCTGGGCCCAGCGCCTCCTCGACACCCGGGACACCGCGGCGCTGCGCCCCGGGACCACCTACCTCGCCGAGATCCTGTACCCGCAGAACCGCATCGTCGTCGACTACGGCGGCCGCCGCGACCTCGTCCTGCTCGCCGCGTTCGGCGCGGACGGCACCGAGGTCCCGCTCGCCGACGCCGCCCCCCAGTGGGAGGGGATCGGCTCCGTCGTCACCGTCTGGCCCGCGATGCCCCTCGACGAGCTGGTGGCGCTGACCGATTCCGGCCTCCTGCCCGGCGGCGCCGCTTCGACCGGCACCGACGCGGAGGGCTTCGTGCTGCGCTTCGCCTCGGGCGTGCGCGCCAAGGCCAAGCTGTCCGAGTACGTACGGCTCCACAAGGTGCTCACCGGCGTCACCGAGCGGGACATCTGGCGCGGCCACGGCATCCAGCGGTTCGGCGCCCTGCCCGCCAAGCGGCTCGCCCAGGGCCTCAACTGCACGATCGCCGACATCGAGGCCTCGGGCGGCAAGCCGCTCGACGCGCTGCTGGAGCAGGTGCCCGACGAGTTCGACACCTGGGTCCGCGAGGTGATCGACCGCCTCGAGCGCGAGGCCGCGCGCCACGAGCGGGCCATCGACGAGGCCTACGCCGGACTCGCGCACCTGGCCGGCGACCGGGGCGCCTTCGCCCGCGCCGTCAAGGGGCTCGGCGATCGGGGCCTGCGCGCCGCGATGTTCCTGCGGCTCGACGGCCACCCGACCGAACTCACCACCTGGCGCCACGTGCGCCCGGAGACCGGCGACCCCTACGCCACCGACGAGGAGGACCGGACCGTGTCCGAAGCCGCGCCCGCAGAGGTGCGGGCCCCCGCGCCCCCGGCGGCGGCGCCGCGCGTCCCCGGCCCGGCCCGGGCCCAGGCGCCTGCCCGCCCGGCGGACCGCGACCCGCAGGAGCCCGCGCTGCCCGTCGTACACGTCATGACGGGGCTGCCGGCCTCCGGCAAGACGACCGCGGCCCGCGCCCTCCAGGCGGAATCCGGGGGCCGGATGCGCCGCGTCAACCTGGACGACCTGCGCAGCATGCTCGACCTGCCGGACCCCGAGCGGGACCGGTCCCACGCGCACGAGCAGACCGTGTTGGCCGTCCAGGACGCGGCGGTCCGCGCGGCAGTCGACGGCGGCTTCGACGTGGTCGTCGACAACACCCACCTCACCCAGCACATCCCGAAGCGGCTCAAGGCGGCGGTCGGCGGACTCGCCACCTTCGTCGTGCACGACTTCACCGACGTCCCGCTGGAGGAGTGCCTGCGCCGGGACGCCGCCCGGGAGAAGCAGGTCGGCGAGGAGATCATCCGCATACTGGCCGACAAGCACCGGAAGGCCCGCAAGGGTGGCTGGCGGCTGACGGCGGAGTGGCTCAACGGCACGTCCGGCGACATCGCCGTGCCGCCGGTGCGGGAGTACGTCGCCGACCCGGCCCTGCCCGCCGCGGTGATGTGCGACATCGACGGGACGCTCGCGCTGACCGGCGACCGCGGCCCGTACGACTTCTCGCGCTGCGAGCTCGACCTGCTCAACGAGCCGGTGCGGCACGCCCTCGACGCCTTCCGCCGGGCCGACGGCGACGTGATCGTGCTGCTGTCGGGTCGGAGCGAGGAGCACCGCCCGCAGACCGAGTCCTGGCTGAGGCGGCACGGGGTTCCGTACGACGAGCTGTGGATGCGCGCGGCCGGCGACACCCGCCGCGACGACGTGGTGAAGGCGGAGCTCTTCGACGCGCACGTGCGCGACCGGTACGCGGTGCGCGTCTCGCTCGACGACCGGGACCGGGTGGTAGCGGTCTGGCGCCGGATGGGCCTGCCCACCTGGCAGGTCAACTACGGCGACTTCTAG
- a CDS encoding NTP pyrophosphohydrolase, producing the protein MGHVLIVDGANVVGSVPDGWWRDRRGAAERLRDRLAARDGDEEIILVVEGAARGVESVPGVRVDPAPGSGDDRIVELAAAHADRGCVVVTADRELRERVRAYGARCVGPRAVRPDR; encoded by the coding sequence ATGGGGCACGTGCTGATCGTGGACGGCGCGAACGTCGTGGGCTCGGTACCGGACGGCTGGTGGCGGGACCGGCGGGGGGCGGCCGAGCGGCTGCGCGACCGGCTGGCCGCGCGGGACGGGGACGAGGAGATCATCCTCGTCGTCGAAGGGGCCGCCCGGGGCGTCGAGTCCGTTCCCGGCGTACGGGTGGACCCGGCGCCCGGGAGCGGCGACGACCGCATCGTGGAGCTGGCCGCGGCGCATGCGGACCGCGGCTGCGTGGTGGTCACGGCCGACCGCGAACTGCGCGAGCGGGTCCGGGCGTACGGGGCGCGTTGCGTGGGGCCGCGCGCCGTACGCCCGGACCGCTGA
- a CDS encoding SH3 domain-containing protein encodes MLKPTRTILALAAGSLVLGLVGAGTAVADEQPMAETSSQQSAAAGMRHSIGKVVSQGPLKVRSKPNTRSRAVGHVYPNRTVEIRCKKYGEAVDGNRLWYRLYNDRGSNQNGSDQNGSNGNGSNGNSTWPSSTTGATGTDADAGNDRAATSQRWVAARYVQNLGAVRFCR; translated from the coding sequence ATGCTGAAGCCCACCAGGACCATCCTCGCTCTCGCCGCCGGAAGCCTGGTGCTCGGCCTGGTCGGGGCCGGGACCGCGGTCGCGGACGAGCAACCGATGGCCGAGACCTCGTCGCAGCAGAGCGCAGCCGCGGGCATGCGGCACTCGATCGGCAAGGTCGTCTCGCAGGGCCCGCTGAAGGTCCGCAGCAAGCCCAACACCCGCTCGCGGGCCGTCGGTCACGTGTACCCGAACCGCACCGTCGAGATCAGGTGCAAGAAGTACGGCGAAGCGGTCGACGGCAACCGCCTCTGGTACCGCCTGTACAACGACCGTGGCTCCAACCAGAACGGGTCGGACCAGAACGGCAGCAACGGGAACGGCAGCAACGGGAACAGCACCTGGCCGAGCAGCACCACCGGGGCCACCGGCACGGACGCCGACGCCGGGAACGACAGGGCCGCCACCTCCCAGCGCTGGGTCGCGGCCCGCTACGTCCAGAACCTCGGCGCGGTGCGCTTCTGCCGCTGA
- a CDS encoding YbjQ family protein — MGIEDYGGGPGAEQTGVLVVTTNDVPGYRVERVIGEVFGLTVRSRHLGSQIGAGLKSMIGGELKGLTKTLVETRNQAMERLIDQAKARGANAVLMMRFDVTEAADVGTEVCAYGTAVILVPASA, encoded by the coding sequence ATGGGTATCGAAGACTACGGCGGCGGCCCCGGCGCCGAGCAGACCGGTGTGCTCGTCGTGACCACCAACGACGTTCCGGGCTACCGGGTGGAAAGGGTCATCGGGGAGGTCTTCGGGCTCACCGTCCGCTCCCGGCACCTGGGCAGCCAGATCGGCGCGGGCCTGAAGTCGATGATCGGCGGAGAACTGAAGGGGCTCACCAAGACCCTGGTGGAGACCCGCAACCAGGCCATGGAACGGCTCATCGACCAGGCGAAGGCTCGCGGCGCGAACGCCGTCCTGATGATGCGCTTCGACGTGACCGAAGCCGCCGACGTCGGAACCGAGGTGTGCGCGTACGGCACCGCCGTCATCCTGGTCCCGGCCTCCGCGTAG
- a CDS encoding LAETG motif-containing sortase-dependent surface protein encodes MNLKRVPRTLRRAAVTAAAAGAVVALAGPAAAAGGSASSAPAPAPASSASPSAAPKTAPSMPPSPSVSVPGSEQPSAAPSAAPSKAPNTVPGAAPSALPADAPQPSASPAGSELAHTGSSATTAALGAGAAVLIAAGAGTLYAVRRRANG; translated from the coding sequence ATGAACCTGAAGCGCGTCCCCCGCACCCTGCGCCGGGCGGCCGTCACCGCTGCCGCGGCGGGGGCGGTCGTCGCCCTCGCCGGCCCGGCGGCCGCGGCGGGGGGCTCCGCCTCGTCCGCGCCCGCCCCTGCCCCCGCGTCCAGCGCCTCGCCGAGCGCCGCGCCGAAGACGGCCCCCAGCATGCCGCCGAGCCCGTCCGTCAGCGTGCCCGGGAGCGAGCAGCCGAGCGCGGCGCCGAGCGCCGCCCCCAGCAAGGCCCCGAACACGGTCCCCGGCGCGGCCCCGAGCGCCCTCCCGGCCGACGCCCCGCAGCCCTCGGCTTCGCCCGCCGGCTCCGAGCTGGCCCATACTGGCTCCTCCGCGACCACCGCCGCACTGGGGGCCGGGGCCGCCGTCCTCATCGCCGCCGGCGCCGGGACCCTGTACGCCGTGCGGCGCCGCGCCAACGGCTGA
- a CDS encoding RNA polymerase sigma factor, with amino-acid sequence MLHLAPPVGPLTPGFARAWRGLWSLLRRDRSAPAAGPRPYGLPYEGPYESPSPIPYGGDAAAGPGDPPPTVTALYHAHRLRMVRLAVLLVDDLATAEDVVQDAFTALYRRHGEHITEVDNALGYLRTSVVNTSRSVLRRRRTVRAWTPPAPADVPSAEAHVVLDEAHREVLAALGRLTPRRRQVLVLRYWADLSEAEIANTLGISRGAVKSNASRALDALERILEGRV; translated from the coding sequence GTGCTCCACCTCGCACCACCCGTCGGCCCCCTCACGCCCGGCTTCGCCCGGGCGTGGCGGGGCCTGTGGTCGTTGCTGCGCCGCGACCGCTCCGCTCCGGCGGCGGGGCCCCGGCCGTACGGGCTCCCGTACGAAGGCCCGTACGAGAGCCCGAGCCCAATCCCGTACGGCGGCGACGCCGCGGCCGGTCCCGGGGACCCGCCGCCCACCGTCACGGCGCTCTACCACGCGCACCGGCTGCGCATGGTCCGGCTGGCGGTGCTCCTCGTCGACGACCTGGCCACCGCCGAGGACGTGGTCCAGGACGCCTTCACGGCCCTGTACCGCCGCCACGGCGAGCACATCACCGAGGTGGACAACGCCCTGGGCTACCTGCGCACCTCCGTGGTCAACACCTCGCGCTCGGTCCTGCGCCGCCGGCGCACCGTCCGGGCCTGGACCCCTCCCGCGCCGGCCGACGTACCGTCCGCGGAGGCGCACGTGGTCCTGGACGAGGCGCACCGCGAAGTGCTCGCCGCGCTCGGCCGGCTGACCCCGCGCCGCCGCCAGGTGCTGGTGCTGCGGTACTGGGCCGACCTCAGCGAAGCGGAGATCGCGAACACCCTCGGGATCAGCCGGGGAGCGGTGAAGTCGAACGCGAGCAGGGCGCTGGACGCGCTGGAACGGATTTTGGAGGGACGGGTATGA
- a CDS encoding AbfB domain-containing protein, which translates to MKKSYSNSRRMTKAVTRGLVTATALAAVSGVAAPLIALAAPSAAVAAAGIGTTDKQRVDAAAVVRLDPSPDVLLLSDIDFIHALWQKARDGGEAFDSVRLAAEGAMISDVADEHVAFIATGIHEAYAVDKQREKDKADAARDARLAKSQVLIAVGIPNSPDLLDLSDDNFIRAVMRHEAAGPEVRAAAATALAGDAAAWREFITNGAREAHQRDVAKELKELEERNREEAERRKEQAARANAAALFRVAVTDAMLVLSDDNFIRELLRVAPADAKESELYAAGQRAVLNPDPAVWKQYIHTGAEEAYKKDDEARRKKIADANRLLVTQIQAAAEKTGVNPNLVAAAKAALAAGDQAVAQFLKEESLYRAKRQTLQPVNAKLPGFAIRQSGVDAGEAFIAPVSAGSKQADREDATWVVVPALGGQPNCYSFESARKPGHYLMQKDLRVRLTASDNSAQFRKDATWCAKKPLVGSGTSFESAGQPGRFLRQYQGDLHAADKSGKNRFDAEKDFALDATWKVATPLAR; encoded by the coding sequence ATGAAGAAGAGCTACTCGAACTCCCGTCGCATGACCAAGGCCGTGACGCGCGGGCTCGTGACGGCCACCGCGCTGGCCGCCGTCAGCGGCGTGGCCGCGCCGCTCATCGCGCTCGCCGCCCCGTCCGCCGCCGTGGCCGCCGCCGGGATCGGGACCACCGACAAGCAGCGCGTCGACGCCGCTGCCGTCGTGCGCCTCGACCCGAGCCCGGACGTACTGCTGCTCAGCGACATCGACTTCATCCACGCCCTCTGGCAGAAGGCCCGCGACGGCGGGGAGGCCTTCGACTCCGTGCGGCTGGCCGCCGAGGGAGCCATGATCAGCGACGTGGCCGACGAGCACGTCGCGTTCATCGCCACCGGCATCCACGAGGCGTACGCCGTCGACAAGCAGCGCGAGAAGGACAAGGCCGACGCCGCCCGCGACGCCCGGCTCGCCAAGTCCCAGGTTCTGATCGCGGTCGGTATCCCGAACAGCCCCGACCTCCTCGACCTCAGCGACGACAACTTCATCCGCGCCGTGATGCGGCACGAGGCCGCCGGTCCCGAGGTCCGCGCCGCCGCCGCGACGGCCCTGGCCGGCGACGCCGCCGCCTGGCGGGAGTTCATCACCAACGGCGCCCGCGAGGCCCACCAGCGCGACGTGGCCAAGGAGCTCAAGGAGTTGGAGGAGCGGAATCGCGAGGAGGCTGAGCGCCGCAAGGAGCAGGCGGCCCGCGCCAACGCGGCCGCACTGTTCCGCGTCGCGGTGACCGACGCCATGCTGGTCCTCAGCGACGACAACTTCATCCGCGAACTGCTGCGCGTCGCACCGGCCGACGCCAAGGAGAGCGAGCTGTACGCGGCGGGGCAGCGCGCGGTCCTCAACCCCGACCCGGCCGTGTGGAAGCAGTACATCCACACCGGCGCCGAAGAGGCGTACAAGAAGGACGACGAGGCCCGCCGCAAGAAGATCGCCGATGCCAACCGCCTGCTCGTCACGCAGATCCAGGCCGCTGCCGAGAAGACCGGCGTGAACCCGAACCTGGTCGCGGCCGCGAAGGCCGCGCTGGCCGCCGGGGACCAGGCCGTCGCGCAGTTCCTCAAGGAGGAGAGCCTCTACCGGGCCAAGCGGCAGACGCTCCAGCCGGTGAACGCCAAACTGCCCGGCTTCGCCATCCGGCAGTCCGGCGTCGACGCCGGCGAGGCGTTCATCGCTCCCGTGTCCGCCGGCTCCAAGCAGGCCGACCGCGAGGACGCCACCTGGGTCGTGGTGCCCGCCCTGGGCGGTCAGCCGAACTGCTACTCCTTCGAGTCCGCGCGCAAGCCCGGCCACTACCTGATGCAGAAGGACCTGCGGGTCCGGCTGACCGCCAGCGACAACAGCGCGCAGTTCCGCAAGGACGCCACCTGGTGCGCGAAGAAGCCCCTGGTCGGCTCCGGTACGTCGTTCGAGTCGGCGGGCCAGCCGGGCCGCTTCCTGCGGCAGTACCAGGGCGACCTGCACGCGGCCGACAAGAGCGGCAAGAACCGCTTCGACGCGGAGAAGGACTTCGCCCTGGACGCCACCTGGAAGGTCGCCACCCCGCTCGCGCGCTGA
- a CDS encoding RICIN domain-containing protein, producing MSRIIRSVLAIGASAAVLAAGVTVAVAAGEPSTPSVTAVTAAVAAPSAVQLKAEHSGKCLAIGNAGLRNGTNAGQSTCADDAENQKFEMVPTGAGNFELKFKHSGKCLDVEGSGTTNGTVVQQWWCVGAQNQRWRLVMVDIANELYELRPAHTAANAQRCLNVASGSKDDGAAAQLASCSGSAAQKWRVQPVTAA from the coding sequence ATGTCTCGGATCATCCGATCCGTTCTGGCCATCGGGGCCAGTGCCGCCGTGCTCGCCGCCGGCGTGACCGTCGCCGTCGCCGCCGGAGAGCCGTCCACCCCGTCCGTCACCGCGGTGACCGCCGCGGTCGCGGCGCCCTCTGCCGTACAGCTCAAGGCCGAGCACAGCGGCAAGTGCCTCGCGATCGGCAACGCCGGCCTGCGCAACGGCACCAACGCCGGCCAGTCCACCTGCGCCGACGACGCCGAGAACCAGAAGTTCGAGATGGTGCCCACCGGTGCGGGTAACTTCGAGCTGAAGTTCAAGCACTCCGGCAAGTGCCTCGACGTGGAGGGCTCCGGCACCACGAACGGCACGGTCGTCCAGCAGTGGTGGTGCGTGGGCGCGCAAAACCAGCGCTGGCGCCTCGTGATGGTCGACATCGCCAACGAGCTGTACGAGCTGCGGCCCGCCCACACGGCGGCGAACGCGCAGCGCTGCCTGAACGTCGCGTCCGGCAGCAAGGACGACGGCGCCGCCGCGCAGCTGGCGTCGTGCAGCGGTTCGGCCGCCCAGAAGTGGCGCGTCCAGCCGGTCACGGCAGCCTGA
- a CDS encoding RICIN domain-containing protein, giving the protein MSRIIRAALAVGATFAVLAGTATAVQADGDTDARSAAESARLAAEAAQKAANGDPAAAAREAALAAQAAAQEARSRATMAQTAITLTAAHSGKCLDVEGGKSTDGINVQQYTCNDSDAQKWSAVAAVGGSFELRSVLSGKCLEVQQQGTQKGAAVQQFKCGQGAHQRWQLVLVDPVRKLYEVTPMHAAAMCLDVPGAKKDNGIDAQLYTCNRSDAQLWQVQQAK; this is encoded by the coding sequence ATGTCTCGGATCATCCGGGCCGCCCTGGCCGTAGGCGCCACCTTCGCCGTGCTGGCCGGCACCGCGACCGCCGTGCAGGCCGACGGGGACACCGATGCCCGTTCCGCGGCCGAATCCGCTCGCCTCGCGGCCGAAGCGGCGCAGAAGGCCGCCAATGGCGATCCCGCCGCAGCGGCTCGCGAGGCCGCGCTCGCGGCGCAGGCCGCAGCGCAGGAGGCCAGGTCCCGCGCCACGATGGCGCAGACGGCCATCACCCTCACGGCCGCCCACAGCGGCAAGTGCCTGGACGTCGAAGGCGGCAAGTCCACGGACGGCATCAACGTCCAGCAATACACCTGCAACGACAGCGACGCCCAGAAGTGGAGTGCCGTCGCCGCGGTGGGCGGCAGCTTCGAGCTGCGCTCCGTCCTCAGCGGCAAGTGCCTCGAGGTGCAGCAGCAGGGGACCCAGAAGGGCGCGGCCGTCCAGCAGTTCAAGTGCGGGCAGGGTGCGCACCAGCGCTGGCAGCTGGTGCTGGTCGACCCCGTCCGCAAGCTGTACGAGGTGACGCCGATGCACGCCGCCGCCATGTGCCTGGACGTCCCCGGCGCCAAGAAGGACAACGGCATCGACGCGCAGCTCTACACCTGCAACCGGTCCGACGCCCAGCTGTGGCAGGTCCAGCAGGCCAAGTAG